A DNA window from Calliphora vicina chromosome 1, idCalVici1.1, whole genome shotgun sequence contains the following coding sequences:
- the LOC135949527 gene encoding probable histone-lysine N-methyltransferase set-23, translating into MDLSCEIVDDYDHLDNDIEYILENVLSEEVQKCRKDSDECTKLNEMFNTLLLNKCECSEGLQCLKCFHGGNYIFDEDFQELVLNNSPNIPHLIYECTHLCTCKPEKCQNRLVQCGPRKFLKIVDSAKYGSRGLITTRDIPKGAFICEYAGELLTMQEAKKVLRNNEIEHKMNYVLFLKESCIHSSANSNSEILTIVNPCKKGNIGRYLNHSCEPNCQIVSVRIDCPIPKIAIFSSRYIKTGEEVCFNYNEGVNCNRTKSASEIIKIPCLCGSENCAKYLPNSECL; encoded by the exons ATGGATTTATCGTGTGAAATTGTTGATGATTATGATCATTTAGATAATGATATTgaatatattttggaaaatgtgCTTAGTGAAGAAGTCCAGAAATGCAGAAAGGACAGTGATGAATGCacaaaactgaatgaaatgtTTAATACTCTTTTACTAAATAAATGTGAATGTAGTGAAGGACTtcaatgtttaaaatgtttccatGGAGGTAATTACATATTCGATGAAGATTTCCAAGAACTTGTACTTAACAATTCTCCTAACATACCACATTTGATATACGAATGCACCCATTTATGTACGTGCAAGCCTGAAAAATGCCAAAACCGTTTAGTGCAATGCGGACCccgaaagtttttaaaaatagttgattCTGCAAAATATGGTTCAAGAGGATTAATAACTACTCGAGATATACCTAAAGGAGCATTTATTTGTGAATATGCTGGTGAATTGTTAACAATGCAGGAAGCTAAGAAGgttttaagaaataatgaaattgaacataaaatgaattatgttttatttttaaaggaatCTTGTATACATTCATCAGCAAACAGTAACAGCGAAATATTAACCATAGTGAATCCTtgtaaaaaaggaaatattggaCGTTACCTGAATCATAGTTGTGAACCAAATTGTCAAATAGTTAGTGTTCGTATTGATTGTCCAATACCAAAAATAG ccattttctcCTCTCGTTACATCAAAACGGGCGAAgaagtttgttttaattataatgaaGGTGTTAATTGCAATAGAACAAAAAGTGCATCAGAAATTATCAAAATTCCTTGTCTTTGCGGATCTGAAAATTGTGCAAAATACTTACCAAATTCGGAATGTTTGTAA